A portion of the Glycine max cultivar Williams 82 chromosome 10, Glycine_max_v4.0, whole genome shotgun sequence genome contains these proteins:
- the LOC100806254 gene encoding uncharacterized protein LOC100806254 isoform 2 (isoform 2 is encoded by transcript variant 2): MLSAIAFGFSANWWLRCHGRTPPPLSFPVSVSYSSSFNSNSTKFNYIHRASSEGLPNELVEDSKFVPLNEEDPIYGPPIRQLLKELDGEFLKVIYCTEDMIMRSLWEAMHTTQPNVEDVKIAKSLPRICFLSGLSGEEMMMFIDSFPETGLKPAAFAALVPNSANKPLEELIDEIMGDHEMLTGEQL, translated from the exons ATGTTATCTGCTATTGCCTTTGGATTCTCAGCGAATTGGTGGTTGCGCTGTCACGGGCGAACGCCTCCTCCTTTATCTTTTCCGGTTTCAGTGTCTTATTCTTCCTCTTTCAACTCCAACTCAACTAAGTTCAACTATATTCATAGAgcatcctctgaag GACTTCCTAATGAGTTGGTTGAAGACTCAAAATTTGTTCCTTTGAATGAGGAGGATCCTATATATGGTCCACCT aTTCGACAGCTTTTGAAAGAGTTGGATGGTGAATTCCTAAAG GTCATCTATTGTACTGAAGACATGATTATGCGTTCGCTTTGGGAGGCAATGCATACAACACAACCCAATGTAGAAGATGTCAAG ATAGCCAAGTCACTTCCTCGGATATGCTTCTTATCTGGTTTAAGTGGAGAGGAGATGATGATGTTCATAGATTCTTTCCCCGAAACTG GACTAAAACCAGCTGCATTTGCGGCACTTGTTCCGAACAGTGCTAATAAACCACTGGAGGAGTTGATAGATGAAATAATGGGAGACCATGAGATGTTG ACTGGAGAACAGCTATGA
- the LOC100806254 gene encoding uncharacterized protein LOC100806254 isoform 1 (isoform 1 is encoded by transcript variant 1): protein MLSAIAFGFSANWWLRCHGRTPPPLSFPVSVSYSSSFNSNSTKFNYIHRASSEGLPNELVEDSKFVPLNEEDPIYGPPALLLLGFEADEALKIRQLLKELDGEFLKVIYCTEDMIMRSLWEAMHTTQPNVEDVKIAKSLPRICFLSGLSGEEMMMFIDSFPETGLKPAAFAALVPNSANKPLEELIDEIMGDHEMLTGEQL from the exons ATGTTATCTGCTATTGCCTTTGGATTCTCAGCGAATTGGTGGTTGCGCTGTCACGGGCGAACGCCTCCTCCTTTATCTTTTCCGGTTTCAGTGTCTTATTCTTCCTCTTTCAACTCCAACTCAACTAAGTTCAACTATATTCATAGAgcatcctctgaag GACTTCCTAATGAGTTGGTTGAAGACTCAAAATTTGTTCCTTTGAATGAGGAGGATCCTATATATGGTCCACCT GCCTTATTGTTGTTGGGCTTTGAAGCAGATGAAGCTTTGAAG aTTCGACAGCTTTTGAAAGAGTTGGATGGTGAATTCCTAAAG GTCATCTATTGTACTGAAGACATGATTATGCGTTCGCTTTGGGAGGCAATGCATACAACACAACCCAATGTAGAAGATGTCAAG ATAGCCAAGTCACTTCCTCGGATATGCTTCTTATCTGGTTTAAGTGGAGAGGAGATGATGATGTTCATAGATTCTTTCCCCGAAACTG GACTAAAACCAGCTGCATTTGCGGCACTTGTTCCGAACAGTGCTAATAAACCACTGGAGGAGTTGATAGATGAAATAATGGGAGACCATGAGATGTTG ACTGGAGAACAGCTATGA